A part of Desulfofundulus salinus genomic DNA contains:
- the rbfA gene encoding 30S ribosome-binding factor RbfA, with translation MPYRPERLAEIIKKEVSDMLRDELKDPRIGFVTITGVEVSPDLRYARIFFSVLGSEEEAKASLEALNRARGYVRSELGRRIRLRYAPEISFKLDPSIQRGIRVMELLHDVKERGAAGDD, from the coding sequence GTGCCCTATCGTCCGGAACGGTTGGCCGAAATCATTAAGAAAGAAGTATCGGACATGCTACGGGATGAACTTAAGGATCCGCGCATCGGTTTTGTCACCATTACCGGGGTCGAGGTATCGCCTGACCTGCGCTATGCCAGGATCTTTTTCAGTGTCCTGGGTTCGGAGGAGGAGGCTAAAGCTTCCCTTGAAGCTTTAAATCGCGCCCGGGGCTACGTGCGCAGTGAACTGGGGCGGCGGATCCGCTTGAGATATGCCCCGGAAATTTCCTTTAAGCTGGATCCTTCCATCCAGCGGGGTATCCGGGTGATGGAGCTGCTGCATGACGTGAAAGAACGGGGTGCCGCGGGTGATGACTAG
- a CDS encoding DHH family phosphoesterase produces MTSLGTIAECLKKSRRVVLSGHVMPDGDCLGSVAALGLGLLKLGKEVTLASPDPLPELYHFLPGADRFLIGEQALKGDYDTFVVLDSSVPERLGPLKDLLFRDLVVCIIDHHVGKHDFGHHVYVDPKAAATGEIIQDLLDLLQVQPQVEIASCLYTAIVTDTGSFRYQNTTPLTHRRVARLMDEGVDAARLNVLLFEQKSLLHLRVLQAALQTLDLTPCGRVAWMSVTRETLDSLGAREEHTDGLIDYVRSLRGVEVALLFREIVPGRWKVGLRSRGRVDVQRVASRFNGGGHLRAAGAVVEGEGGVITKRVVEAVLKAMQEE; encoded by the coding sequence ATGACTAGCCTGGGTACAATAGCAGAATGCCTTAAAAAGTCCAGGCGGGTAGTTTTAAGCGGGCACGTCATGCCCGACGGGGACTGCCTGGGTTCGGTAGCGGCCCTTGGCCTCGGTCTTTTAAAATTGGGCAAGGAAGTAACCCTGGCCAGTCCCGATCCCCTGCCCGAGCTATACCACTTTCTTCCCGGGGCGGACCGCTTTCTCATCGGGGAGCAGGCCTTGAAGGGGGATTATGATACCTTTGTGGTCCTGGATAGTTCCGTGCCCGAGCGGCTGGGCCCGTTAAAAGATCTGCTTTTTCGCGATTTGGTGGTCTGTATCATTGACCATCATGTGGGCAAACACGATTTTGGTCACCACGTCTATGTCGATCCGAAAGCGGCGGCAACCGGTGAAATTATCCAGGACCTTTTGGATTTGCTGCAGGTACAGCCGCAGGTGGAGATAGCCAGCTGCCTTTATACGGCCATTGTTACCGATACCGGTTCCTTTCGTTACCAGAACACTACCCCCCTCACCCACCGCCGGGTGGCCAGGCTCATGGACGAAGGGGTTGATGCTGCCCGGCTGAATGTATTGTTGTTTGAACAGAAATCCCTTTTACACCTGCGGGTTCTCCAGGCGGCCCTGCAGACGCTGGATCTTACCCCCTGTGGACGGGTAGCCTGGATGAGCGTTACCCGCGAAACACTTGATAGTTTGGGAGCCCGGGAGGAGCATACCGACGGGCTCATCGACTATGTGCGTTCCCTGCGCGGGGTGGAGGTGGCCCTGTTGTTTCGGGAAATTGTTCCCGGCCGCTGGAAGGTAGGTTTACGCTCCCGGGGGCGGGTGGATGTGCAGCGCGTAGCCTCCCGGTTTAACGGCGGGGGCCACCTCCGGGCTGCAGGAGCGGTGGTGGAAGGAGAAGGAGGGGTGATCACCAAAAGGGTGGTAGAGGCCGTCCTGAAAGCGATGCAGGAGGAGTAA
- the truB gene encoding tRNA pseudouridine(55) synthase TruB gives MDGILNILKPPGMTSHDVVAFIRRLVGGEKTGHTGTLDPGAAGVLPVCVGRATRVIQFLPGDKEYRAEITFGRATSTGDAFGEVVYRGDATTLTSGALEEALRAFVGEIMQVPPMTSAVRYQGKKLYELARQGVEVKRQPRRVNIYSLRLVRMDRAGTPHPRALVDVACSAGTYIRTLCADLGQLLGCGAYMSFLLRTRAGAFSIDKALTLEEVEECARQGTLLSKLVKVEQALEHLPCIYVRPGAVDRVKSGSPLYWPGVATAPDFLQEGQLVRLCTDRAILAVARSVADPKRPGYYQFQPVRVLI, from the coding sequence ATGGATGGTATTTTGAATATTTTAAAGCCGCCCGGGATGACCTCCCATGATGTGGTGGCCTTTATCCGGCGCCTGGTTGGTGGTGAGAAGACGGGTCATACCGGCACCCTCGACCCGGGGGCGGCGGGGGTGCTGCCGGTATGCGTGGGGCGGGCCACCCGGGTAATCCAGTTTCTTCCCGGTGATAAGGAATACCGGGCGGAAATTACCTTTGGCCGGGCTACTTCTACCGGCGATGCCTTTGGGGAAGTGGTTTACCGGGGCGATGCCACAACACTAACCAGCGGGGCGTTAGAAGAAGCTTTGCGGGCCTTTGTGGGAGAAATCATGCAGGTTCCGCCCATGACTTCGGCGGTCCGTTACCAGGGTAAAAAGCTTTATGAGCTGGCCCGGCAGGGAGTGGAGGTGAAACGACAGCCTCGACGGGTAAATATTTATTCCCTGCGGTTGGTGCGCATGGATCGCGCAGGTACACCTCATCCCCGGGCGCTGGTAGATGTGGCCTGTTCCGCCGGAACATACATACGCACATTGTGCGCCGATTTGGGACAACTATTGGGGTGCGGGGCGTATATGAGTTTTCTTTTACGCACCAGGGCGGGCGCTTTTTCCATAGATAAAGCACTTACCCTGGAAGAAGTGGAGGAATGTGCCCGGCAGGGTACGCTTTTAAGTAAGCTGGTGAAAGTGGAGCAGGCGCTGGAGCATTTGCCCTGCATATATGTCCGGCCGGGGGCAGTGGATCGGGTTAAGTCCGGCAGCCCTTTATACTGGCCGGGTGTGGCCACAGCACCCGATTTTTTGCAGGAAGGCCAGCTGGTTAGACTGTGTACCGACCGGGCTATTTTGGCTGTGGCCAGGTCAGTGGCCGACCCGAAACGGCCGGGGTACTACCAGTTTCAACCTGTAAGGGTGTTAATTTAA
- a CDS encoding bifunctional riboflavin kinase/FAD synthetase codes for MKVYETWEGLRNQYANLMVGLGNFDGVHLGHRQLICKMVAAAREKKATPAVFTFHPHPLAVLDPEHAPPLLLTPHAKERIMCRLGVEVLLRVPFTAGFARIGPREFIEEVLYRGLGVKAVFVGYNYTFGYRGEGTPELLKEYSHKYGFEVHVVPPVTVDGQVVSSTLIRSLLLAGEVTKAAHFMGYYPFVEGQVVTGDRRGATLGFPTANLNPEEGLLVPANGVYSVEVEVDGDRFLGVANIGTKPTFNTRNVRPNIEVHLLDFQGNLYGQWILVRFRRRLREERRFASVAELVAQIQKDIHQARMEYGGEQRSYKYK; via the coding sequence GTGAAAGTTTACGAAACATGGGAAGGACTGCGAAACCAATACGCAAATTTAATGGTCGGCCTGGGGAACTTCGATGGAGTACACCTGGGACACCGGCAGTTAATTTGCAAAATGGTGGCCGCGGCCCGTGAAAAGAAAGCCACGCCGGCAGTTTTTACCTTTCATCCCCATCCCCTGGCGGTGTTAGATCCGGAACATGCCCCCCCTTTGCTGCTTACCCCCCACGCCAAGGAAAGGATCATGTGCCGCCTGGGCGTGGAAGTTTTGCTGCGCGTTCCCTTTACTGCCGGGTTTGCCCGGATTGGTCCGCGGGAGTTTATTGAAGAGGTATTATACCGGGGATTGGGTGTAAAAGCCGTTTTCGTGGGTTATAACTATACCTTCGGCTACCGGGGGGAGGGTACTCCCGAACTTTTAAAGGAATACAGTCACAAGTACGGGTTCGAAGTACATGTGGTACCTCCGGTGACTGTGGACGGCCAGGTGGTCAGCAGCACGCTGATCCGTAGCCTGTTGCTGGCCGGGGAAGTTACAAAGGCCGCTCACTTCATGGGTTACTATCCCTTTGTGGAAGGCCAGGTGGTAACCGGGGACCGGCGGGGAGCAACTTTGGGCTTTCCCACCGCGAATTTAAATCCCGAGGAGGGGCTTTTGGTACCGGCCAACGGGGTTTACTCGGTGGAGGTGGAGGTGGATGGTGATCGCTTCCTGGGCGTAGCGAACATTGGTACCAAACCCACCTTCAACACTCGAAATGTCCGTCCCAACATCGAGGTCCACCTGCTTGATTTTCAGGGAAACCTTTACGGGCAGTGGATTCTCGTGCGCTTCAGGCGCCGCCTGCGGGAAGAGAGACGGTTTGCCTCCGTGGCCGAGCTGGTAGCCCAGATCCAAAAAGACATCCACCAGGCCAGGATGGAATACGGCGGGGAACAAAGGTCATATAAATACAAGTAA
- the rpsO gene encoding 30S ribosomal protein S15 has protein sequence MALTSEKKQALIAEHRLHETDTGSPEVQIAILTERINSLTEHLRVHKKDHHSRRGLLKMVGQRRALLNYLKDRNFDRYRALIEKLGLRK, from the coding sequence GTGGCGCTGACATCTGAAAAGAAACAGGCCCTCATTGCCGAACACAGACTGCATGAAACCGACACCGGGTCTCCAGAAGTGCAGATTGCCATCCTGACCGAACGGATCAACAGTCTGACGGAGCACCTGCGGGTTCATAAGAAGGATCACCATTCCCGGCGCGGTCTGTTAAAAATGGTCGGCCAAAGACGGGCCTTGCTCAACTATCTAAAAGACAGGAATTTCGACCGCTACCGGGCACTGATTGAAAAACTGGGCCTGCGGAAGTAA
- a CDS encoding polyribonucleotide nucleotidyltransferase — translation MAEKPILIKEMEVGGRSLQLETGRVAGQAGGAVLVRYGDTVVLVTATMSKTVREGIDFFPLTVDYEERLYAVGKIPGGFIKREGRPSEKAILSGRLIDRPIRPLFPKGCRNEVQVVATILSVDQDNAPEIAAMIGASAALHISEIPFQGPIGGVIVGLVDGEYVINPTLAQAEKSLMHLVVAGTRDAVMMVEAGAREVPEDQILGGIAFGHEKVKEIVEFIENFREEALALGLAKEKITPVLAQVDPQVEEAVSGPATEELTAAVRQCIERRLDKQAREAFLDEVKAKLVESFRETFPEQEQSILAVIEAVEKKIVRRFILEEGIRIDGRALDEIRPISVEAGILPRTHGSGLFTRGQTQVLSVVTLGAISDEQILDDLGIEEAKRFMHHYNFPPYSTGETRPMRSPGRREIGHGALAERALEPVIPGEETFPYTIRLVSEVLSSNGSTSMGSVCGSCVALMDAGIPIKAPVAGVAMGLVKEEDKVAILTDIQGIEDHLGDMDFKVAGTARGITALQMDIKIPGINADILEKALAQAREGRLYILNKILEVIPAPRPELSPYAPRIIHTTIDPDKIREVIGPGGKVIKKIIDETGVEIDIEDDGRVYIAAVDPAAAKRALEIIENITKDVVVGEIYTGKVTRVTDFGAFVEVVPGVFGMPGKEGLVHISHLAHHRVNRVEDVVKEGDTIVVKAIGFDNQGRLKLSRKEALPPEPREAAPHHRRSRGRQGRH, via the coding sequence ATGGCAGAGAAACCCATTTTAATTAAAGAAATGGAAGTCGGCGGCCGCAGCCTGCAGCTGGAAACAGGCCGGGTTGCCGGGCAGGCCGGCGGGGCGGTCCTGGTACGCTACGGCGACACGGTGGTGCTGGTCACAGCTACCATGTCCAAAACGGTGCGGGAGGGGATTGATTTCTTCCCCCTCACGGTGGATTACGAGGAAAGGCTATATGCCGTAGGAAAAATCCCCGGCGGTTTCATAAAGCGTGAGGGCCGCCCCAGTGAAAAGGCTATTCTTTCCGGACGGTTGATTGACCGGCCCATACGGCCCCTTTTTCCCAAGGGCTGTCGCAATGAGGTGCAGGTGGTGGCCACCATTTTATCCGTGGATCAGGATAATGCTCCCGAAATTGCCGCCATGATCGGGGCATCCGCTGCCCTGCACATCAGTGAAATTCCCTTTCAAGGTCCCATTGGCGGTGTGATTGTGGGGCTGGTGGATGGGGAATATGTGATCAACCCCACGCTGGCTCAAGCGGAAAAAAGTTTAATGCACCTGGTGGTGGCCGGAACGCGTGACGCGGTGATGATGGTGGAAGCCGGTGCCAGGGAAGTGCCCGAAGACCAGATATTAGGGGGAATTGCCTTTGGGCACGAAAAAGTGAAAGAGATAGTTGAGTTTATCGAAAATTTCCGGGAAGAAGCCCTGGCTCTCGGCCTGGCCAAAGAGAAGATCACCCCCGTCCTGGCCCAGGTGGATCCCCAGGTAGAAGAGGCGGTTAGCGGGCCGGCGACTGAGGAATTGACGGCGGCCGTGCGGCAGTGCATTGAGCGGCGACTGGACAAACAGGCCCGGGAAGCCTTTCTGGATGAAGTGAAGGCTAAACTGGTGGAATCCTTCCGGGAAACCTTCCCCGAGCAGGAGCAATCCATCCTGGCCGTCATTGAGGCGGTAGAGAAAAAGATCGTGCGCCGTTTCATCCTGGAGGAAGGAATTCGCATTGACGGGCGCGCTTTAGATGAAATACGGCCCATCAGTGTAGAGGCGGGGATTCTGCCCCGCACCCACGGCTCAGGACTTTTTACCCGGGGGCAGACGCAGGTGCTTTCGGTGGTCACCCTGGGCGCCATTTCCGATGAACAGATTTTAGACGATCTGGGCATTGAGGAAGCCAAACGGTTTATGCACCATTATAACTTCCCTCCCTACAGCACAGGGGAAACACGGCCCATGCGCTCCCCCGGGCGGCGGGAAATTGGTCACGGCGCCCTGGCAGAACGGGCTTTAGAACCGGTAATTCCCGGAGAGGAGACTTTCCCCTACACCATCCGCCTGGTTTCCGAGGTCCTTTCTTCCAACGGTTCCACGTCCATGGGGAGCGTGTGCGGCAGTTGCGTGGCTCTGATGGATGCCGGAATTCCCATTAAAGCGCCGGTGGCCGGTGTGGCTATGGGACTGGTTAAGGAGGAGGACAAGGTTGCCATCCTCACCGATATTCAGGGCATCGAAGACCATCTGGGAGATATGGATTTCAAGGTGGCCGGAACGGCCAGGGGAATTACCGCCCTGCAGATGGACATCAAAATTCCCGGCATAAATGCGGATATTCTCGAAAAAGCGCTGGCCCAGGCCCGCGAGGGACGCCTGTATATTTTAAATAAGATCCTGGAGGTTATTCCTGCACCCAGACCGGAATTATCACCCTACGCGCCCCGCATTATTCATACCACCATAGATCCGGACAAGATCAGGGAAGTCATCGGCCCGGGCGGCAAGGTGATCAAGAAAATTATCGATGAAACGGGTGTGGAAATCGATATTGAAGACGACGGCCGGGTCTATATTGCAGCCGTAGATCCCGCGGCAGCCAAACGGGCCCTGGAGATCATTGAAAACATCACCAAAGATGTGGTGGTCGGAGAGATTTATACCGGTAAAGTAACCAGGGTCACCGACTTTGGTGCTTTTGTCGAAGTGGTACCCGGTGTATTTGGTATGCCGGGCAAAGAGGGACTGGTGCATATTTCCCATCTGGCCCACCACCGGGTGAACCGGGTGGAAGATGTGGTGAAAGAGGGAGACACCATTGTGGTGAAAGCCATCGGGTTTGACAACCAGGGACGTTTAAAGCTTTCCCGTAAGGAAGCTCTGCCCCCGGAGCCCAGGGAAGCAGCCCCTCATCACCGGCGTTCCAGGGGCCGCCAGGGCCGCCACTAA
- a CDS encoding polysaccharide deacetylase family protein, which yields MLCFSLLAWGYWYNLSLQALPAVQPQPIYQGSSREKEIALTVNVFWGEEYLPQMLDILEKEKVQATFFIGGQWAEQFPGLTRKIHQKGHEIGSHGYAHPHPDQLSVSGNLQDIRRAEEVLVKITGERPKLFAPPYGEHGPAVLQAAWEAGYRTILWSVDTVDWQRPEPQVISSRVLEKAHNGAIVLMHPTAPTVEALPVIIKELKARGYRLITVSHLLRHLEGDQQPGTTNKT from the coding sequence ATGCTGTGTTTTTCCCTCCTGGCCTGGGGATACTGGTATAACCTCTCCTTGCAGGCGTTACCGGCGGTACAGCCGCAACCCATTTACCAGGGCAGCAGCCGGGAAAAGGAAATTGCTCTCACGGTAAATGTGTTTTGGGGCGAAGAGTACCTGCCCCAGATGCTGGATATATTGGAAAAAGAAAAGGTGCAGGCTACCTTTTTTATTGGCGGGCAGTGGGCGGAACAGTTTCCTGGGCTTACCCGGAAGATCCACCAAAAGGGTCACGAAATTGGCAGTCACGGCTATGCCCATCCCCACCCGGACCAGCTTTCCGTAAGCGGTAACCTGCAGGATATCCGCCGGGCGGAGGAGGTGCTGGTTAAAATAACCGGGGAGCGTCCGAAGTTATTTGCTCCTCCTTACGGCGAACACGGCCCGGCAGTGCTCCAGGCAGCCTGGGAAGCGGGATACCGGACCATCCTCTGGAGTGTGGATACCGTGGACTGGCAGCGTCCCGAACCCCAGGTCATCAGCAGCCGGGTGCTGGAAAAGGCCCATAACGGGGCTATTGTGCTTATGCATCCCACGGCTCCCACCGTAGAAGCATTGCCGGTAATTATTAAAGAATTAAAGGCCCGCGGCTACCGGCTGATAACCGTGTCCCATTTGCTGCGCCACCTGGAGGGTGATCAGCAGCCTGGTACGACAAACAAAACATAA
- a CDS encoding D-alanyl-D-alanine carboxypeptidase family protein — MLSRLIFSLLLLCCFGGFGIPVALAAPSQPALPVFLNLGELPVSSFSGQDPPRVTADAAVLMEASTGQVLFAKNAHQPRPPASTTKILTALLAIEGGRLDQVVTVSPRAAAVGESSMHLFPGQRLTLEQLLYGALLRSGNDACVAIAEHIAGSEGNFVFFMNQKARDLGARHSHFCNPHGLPAQGHLSSAYDLALLTRYALKNPTFRALVSTRYRGFLNPPWGEYHLHNTNRLLWSYQGADGVKTGTTSEAGMCLVASASREGRRLISVVLHSDDRYGDTMALLDYGFTCFKNMTVAKAGQACRRVQVTGGVVSAVPLVSDRTIAVAVPVHRPPAVEKRFNVPAGFTAPLPKALPVGSLEVWVEGEPVARARLLTGRSVERLPAYKLWWKKLCVMPQDAHAQDKRQL, encoded by the coding sequence GTGCTTTCCCGGTTGATTTTTTCTTTGCTCCTGCTGTGTTGTTTTGGAGGATTTGGCATTCCAGTTGCACTGGCCGCTCCGTCCCAACCTGCTCTCCCGGTGTTTTTAAATCTAGGGGAATTACCTGTTTCTTCTTTTTCCGGGCAGGATCCTCCCCGGGTGACTGCCGATGCGGCGGTGCTTATGGAAGCCTCCACCGGACAGGTACTCTTCGCTAAAAATGCCCATCAGCCGCGCCCGCCGGCCAGCACCACCAAGATTCTCACTGCCCTGCTGGCTATCGAAGGAGGCCGGCTGGATCAGGTGGTTACAGTCAGCCCCCGGGCGGCGGCGGTGGGGGAGAGCAGCATGCACCTGTTCCCCGGCCAGCGCCTTACCCTGGAGCAGCTCCTGTACGGGGCCCTCTTGCGCTCGGGAAATGATGCCTGTGTGGCTATTGCCGAACATATCGCCGGCAGTGAAGGGAATTTTGTTTTCTTCATGAACCAGAAGGCCCGGGATCTGGGCGCCCGCCATAGCCATTTTTGCAACCCCCATGGCTTACCAGCCCAGGGCCATTTATCATCAGCCTATGATCTGGCCCTGTTGACCAGGTATGCCCTAAAAAATCCCACCTTTAGGGCACTGGTGTCCACCCGTTACCGCGGTTTTTTAAACCCTCCCTGGGGGGAATATCACCTGCACAATACCAATCGCCTGCTGTGGAGCTACCAGGGGGCCGACGGGGTAAAAACCGGCACTACCAGTGAGGCGGGCATGTGCCTGGTTGCCTCGGCCAGCCGGGAAGGCCGGCGGTTAATCAGCGTGGTGTTGCACAGCGATGATCGCTATGGCGATACCATGGCCCTTTTGGATTACGGGTTCACCTGCTTTAAAAACATGACCGTGGCAAAGGCCGGCCAGGCTTGCCGGCGTGTTCAGGTAACCGGTGGTGTTGTTTCTGCAGTACCCCTGGTCAGCGACCGTACCATTGCGGTAGCTGTGCCGGTGCACCGTCCACCGGCCGTGGAAAAGCGTTTTAACGTGCCGGCCGGCTTTACTGCACCGCTTCCTAAAGCCTTACCGGTGGGTAGTTTGGAGGTTTGGGTGGAGGGTGAACCGGTGGCCCGGGCCCGCCTTTTAACCGGTCGTTCCGTGGAAAGGCTGCCCGCTTACAAGCTGTGGTGGAAAAAACTGTGCGTAATGCCCCAAGACGCTCATGCGCAAGACAAGCGGCAGCTATAG
- a CDS encoding M16 family metallopeptidase, with product MFQTVRLENGVTILTEDIPHVRSVVLGIWVNVGSRDESPAVAGISHFIEHLMFKGTERRTARDIAEALDAVGGQLNAFTTKEYTCYYARVLDEHFDLALDILQDMLFHSRFAAVDIDRERNVILEEIKMYEDAPDELVHDVFATTIWQGHDLGRPVIGTAEVICRLSRQEILDYYRLHYQPQNLVVAVAGNIDHDRVVEKLRPIFEPLRGEQVTRKLVRPVPQRQITCRTKDTEQVHLCVGVPGLPLNNERVYVFQVVNTILGGGISSRLFQEIREQRGLVYSIYSYHSSYHDAGLFCIYAGLSKENVPAVMDMIFKEIRDIRQNGVKSEELHRAKEQIIGNLWLSLESVSTRMSRLAKSQLYLGKVVPPEEVADRVKRVGLEDVRELAREMLNPESFAIATVGPWEDCSILEAAVKRVAC from the coding sequence TTGTTTCAAACCGTCAGGCTGGAGAACGGAGTCACTATTCTTACCGAAGATATTCCCCATGTACGCTCAGTAGTCTTGGGGATATGGGTAAATGTGGGTTCCCGGGATGAAAGCCCGGCTGTAGCGGGCATTTCCCATTTTATCGAACACCTGATGTTCAAAGGCACCGAGCGCCGTACGGCCCGGGACATCGCGGAGGCCCTGGATGCCGTGGGGGGGCAGCTAAACGCCTTTACCACCAAAGAATACACCTGTTATTACGCCCGGGTCCTGGATGAGCATTTTGACCTGGCTCTGGATATTTTGCAGGACATGTTGTTTCATTCCCGCTTTGCCGCCGTTGATATTGACCGGGAGCGCAACGTGATTCTGGAAGAGATCAAGATGTATGAAGATGCCCCGGACGAGCTGGTCCATGATGTTTTTGCCACCACCATCTGGCAGGGGCACGATTTGGGGCGGCCGGTTATCGGTACCGCCGAGGTTATTTGCCGGCTTTCCCGGCAAGAAATTCTGGACTACTACCGGCTCCACTACCAGCCGCAGAATCTGGTGGTGGCCGTGGCGGGGAACATTGATCATGACCGGGTCGTGGAAAAGTTGCGACCCATTTTTGAACCGTTAAGGGGAGAGCAGGTAACCCGCAAGCTGGTGCGCCCCGTTCCCCAGCGGCAGATTACCTGCCGGACCAAGGATACGGAACAGGTTCACCTGTGTGTGGGTGTACCCGGGCTGCCTCTAAATAACGAACGGGTCTACGTGTTTCAGGTGGTTAATACCATCCTCGGCGGGGGCATCAGTTCCCGTTTGTTTCAGGAAATAAGGGAACAGCGGGGGCTGGTGTATTCCATTTATTCCTATCACAGTTCCTATCATGATGCGGGGCTGTTTTGTATTTACGCCGGATTGAGCAAGGAAAACGTACCTGCGGTCATGGACATGATCTTCAAGGAAATCAGGGATATCCGGCAAAACGGGGTTAAAAGCGAAGAGCTGCACCGGGCCAAGGAGCAGATTATCGGTAATCTCTGGTTGAGCCTGGAAAGTGTGAGCACCCGGATGAGCAGGCTGGCCAAATCCCAGCTTTACCTGGGTAAAGTGGTGCCGCCGGAGGAAGTAGCTGACCGGGTGAAGAGGGTCGGTCTGGAGGATGTCCGGGAACTAGCCCGTGAAATGCTCAATCCCGAATCCTTTGCCATTGCCACTGTGGGCCCCTGGGAAGACTGCAGTATCCTGGAAGCGGCCGTGAAAAGGGTTGCGTGCTAG
- a CDS encoding YlmC/YmxH family sporulation protein, with amino-acid sequence MRLSELAGKEIVNIYDGARLGIVGESDVAIDIETGQVQSIILPRRSNPISFWFDRQSLVIPWEAVRKIGSEVIIVDLDQANLNLRRYSL; translated from the coding sequence ATGAGATTAAGCGAACTGGCCGGCAAGGAAATAGTAAATATTTATGACGGCGCCCGTTTGGGCATAGTGGGGGAAAGCGATGTGGCCATCGATATTGAGACCGGGCAGGTGCAATCCATTATTTTGCCCCGCCGGAGCAATCCCATCAGCTTCTGGTTTGATCGCCAGAGTCTAGTAATTCCCTGGGAGGCCGTGCGCAAAATTGGCAGCGAGGTTATTATCGTCGACCTGGATCAGGCCAACCTCAACCTGCGCCGGTATTCACTGTGA
- the dapB gene encoding 4-hydroxy-tetrahydrodipicolinate reductase, with translation MIRVVVTGACGRMGREVLKTVWQAEDMVLVGAVDVRGEGQDVGPLWGAPEVGVTLQADLEKVLAETRPDVMVDFTTPDVAAENIKTALHHGVRPVVGTTGMSTRELEEIRALAEELKLGCVIAPNFAIGAVLMIRFAAEAARYLPHVEIIELHHDQKLDAPSGTAIKTAEVVAAARGDFRQGLPTEVEKIPGARGGSFDGGIRIHSVRLPGLVAHQEVIFGGLGQTLSIRHDSISRESFMPGVLLAIRRVMHLEGVVYGLENLLFE, from the coding sequence TTGATTAGAGTTGTCGTTACAGGTGCGTGCGGCCGGATGGGCCGGGAAGTCTTGAAGACCGTTTGGCAGGCTGAGGATATGGTCCTGGTGGGAGCAGTGGATGTGCGGGGGGAAGGCCAGGATGTGGGCCCCCTGTGGGGTGCTCCGGAGGTGGGGGTAACCCTGCAGGCGGATCTGGAAAAGGTGCTGGCGGAAACCCGCCCAGACGTAATGGTTGACTTTACCACCCCCGACGTGGCGGCGGAGAATATCAAAACGGCCCTTCATCACGGCGTGCGTCCGGTGGTGGGTACCACCGGAATGAGCACCAGGGAACTGGAAGAAATCCGTGCCCTGGCCGAAGAACTCAAGTTGGGTTGCGTGATTGCCCCCAACTTTGCCATCGGGGCAGTTTTGATGATCCGTTTTGCCGCTGAAGCGGCCAGGTACCTGCCCCATGTGGAAATCATTGAATTGCACCACGATCAAAAGCTGGATGCCCCTTCGGGTACCGCCATTAAAACTGCCGAAGTGGTGGCGGCTGCGCGGGGAGATTTCCGTCAGGGTTTGCCCACGGAAGTGGAAAAAATCCCCGGTGCCCGTGGCGGCTCCTTTGACGGGGGTATCCGTATCCATAGTGTGCGCCTGCCGGGGCTGGTGGCCCATCAGGAGGTCATCTTCGGCGGCCTGGGGCAAACCTTGAGCATCAGGCATGACTCCATTTCCCGGGAATCCTTTATGCCCGGTGTGCTGTTAGCCATTCGCCGGGTGATGCATCTGGAAGGAGTGGTTTACGGGCTGGAGAACCTGCTTTTCGAATAA